A window of Castanea sativa cultivar Marrone di Chiusa Pesio chromosome 1, ASM4071231v1 contains these coding sequences:
- the LOC142635279 gene encoding class V chitinase-like — MSDGIISVYTFNFLLRIKHGLMMSKIIIVLFHILLYSKLKSSKAQTWIKAGYWFSSIEFPISDINSVLFTHLICAFAGVNSSSYELSVSSSDEQRFSTFTNTVRQKNPSVNTLLSIADWRAAVNSEAKNSSQKDLILTASVLYSPNLDSVSFPMESIRSNLDWVHVNTYDYHAPGWSNYTGAHAALYDPSSQANTDYGIGAWIGRGLPASKLVLGLPSMAMRGH; from the exons ATGTCGGATGGTATCATTTCTGTATACACCTTTAATTTCCTCCTGAGGATCAAGCATGGATTAATGATGTCCAAAATTATCATTGTCCTTTTCCATATCCTTCTCTATTCAAAATTGAAGTCTTCAAAAGCTCAAACTTGGATCAAAGCAGGTTACTGGTTCTCCAGCATCGAGTTTCCCATTTCAGACATAAACTCCGTCCTCTTTACTCACCTTATATGCGCTTTTGCTGGTGTAAACTCTTCTTCCTACGAGCTCTCTGTATCATCCAGTGATGAACAACGCTTCTCCACCTTCACAAACACTGTTAGACAAAAAAACCCATCAGTCAACACCCTTCTTTCCATTGCTG ATTGGCGTGCAGCTGTAAATTCTGAGGCAAAGAATTCTAGCCAGAAGGACTTGATTTTGACTGCTTCTGTTCTTTACTCACCAAATTTAGATTCAGTTTCTTTCCCTATGGAATCAATTCGGAGTAACTTGGATTGGGTGCATGTTAATACTTACGACTACCATGCGCCCGGATGGTCAAACTATACCGGTGCTCATGCAGCCTTATATGACCCATCGAGTCAGGCGAACACGGATTATGGTATTGGTGCATGGATTGGTAGAGGCCTGCCTGCTAGCAAGTTGGTTTTGGGATTGCCTTCTATGGCTATGCGTGGACACTGA